In Anopheles gambiae chromosome 2, idAnoGambNW_F1_1, whole genome shotgun sequence, a single window of DNA contains:
- the LOC1281336 gene encoding tRNA modification GTPase GTPBP3, mitochondrial has translation MLTTRLYGAMFVKQFFNTTLRQTVRNSSTIFGLSSGFGKCGVAVIRVSGSASRAIVDKKTRLKSFPEPRRAVLTKIFHGQTNAMIDRGLLLWFPGPQSFTGEDTIEFHVHGGTAIVSAMYDSLATFPDTRIAEPGEFTKRAFYAGKMDLTEVEGLADLIHAETEAQRKQALRQANGQLSCFYNDLRTQLVQAIASIEAYIDFAEDQDVDDNVLSVALQNIEGAIGQLKAHLDDNRRGERLRNGVRTAIVGAPNVGKSSLINLLSQRNVSIVTSIAGTTRDIVESHYDIGGYPVILGDTAGLRQGTEDVVESEGIARARAYVESADLWLLVVDASRVETVDRLDTYLREYMETLGLDADMMSRALIVLNKCDLLTSGTWERLSAHNNSFSFLSCQTQSGLPELLERLKTRLVQLCGDPSVESPTISQERHRYHLKQCLACLEQFRDYFHETGAPNRDLAIVTHHLRNAVRCIGKITGTVETEEILDVIFSTFCIGK, from the exons ATGTTGACCACTCGCTTGTACGGCGCAATGTTTGTGAAACAGTTTTTTAATACAACGTTACGGCAAACCGTACGAAATAGTTCGACAATCTTTGGCCTATCTTCAG GATTCGGGAAGTGTGGCGTAGCAGTAATAAGAGTGTCCGGCTCAGCCTCACGTGCCATTGTCGACAAAAAAACTCGATTAAAATCGTTTCCGGAACCGAGGCGAGCCGTACTGACAAAAATATTCCACGGTCAAACGAACGCAATGATAGATCGAGGTCTTTTGTTATGGTTCCCAG GCCCTCAAAGCTTTACCGGCGAGGACACGATTGAGTTTCACGTCCACGGAGGCACGGCCATAGTGTCCGCCATGTACGACAGCTTAGCCACATTTCCCGACACCAGAATAGCGGAACCGGGCGAGTTTACCAAACGTGCGTTCTACGCCGGGAAGATGGATCTTACCGAAGTGGAAGGTCTGGCGGATTTGATCCACGCCGAAACGGAAGCGCAGCGGAAGCAAGCACTACGGCAAGCAAATGGGCAGCTGTCGTGCTTTTACAACGATCTGCGCACTCAGCTCGTCCAGGCTATCGCCAGCATCGAAGCGTACATAGACTTTGCCGAAGATCAGGACGTCGATGACAATGTGCTGAGCGTAGCCTTGCAGAACATTGAAGGCGCAATCGGACAGCTGAAAGCCCATCTGGACGACAATAGGCGCGGAGAGCGGCTCCGGAACGGTGTGCGAACGGCCATCGTTGGTGCGCCCAATGTGGGCAAAAGTAGCCTGATCAATCTGCTCAGCCAGCGCAACGTGTCGATCGTAACGAGCATCGCCGGCACGACAAGGGACATCGTGGAGTCGCACTACGACATTGGCGGTTATCCAGTGATACTGGGCGACACTGCCGGGCTGCGGCAGGGCACGGAAGATGTGGTAGAAAGTGAAGGCATTGCACGTGCTCGTGCGTATGTGGAAAGTGCCGATCTGtggctgttggtggtggacgCTTCACGTGTCGAAACGGTCGACCGATTGGATACTTACCTGCGGGAGTACATGGAAACGCTTGGCCTTGACGCGGATATGATGTCCCGCGCGCTGATAGTGTTGAACAAATGTGACTTACTGACCAGTGGTACATGGGAACGGTTGTCAGCGCATAACAATAGCTTTAGTTTTCTGTCCTGCCAAACGCAGTCCGGTTTGCCGGAGCTTCTCGAGCGCCTTAAAACACGCCTGGTGCAGCTGTGCGGTGATCCGTCGGTCGAAAGTCCAACCATCAGCCAGGAGCGACACCGCTACCATCTGAAGCAGTGTTTGGCGTGCCTGGAGCAGTTCCGAGACTATTTCCACGAAACTGGTGCACCGAACCGGGATCTGGCGATCGTTACGCATCACCTGCGGAATGCGGTGCGTTGCATCGGCAAGATTACGGGCACGGTGGAGACGGAGGAAATACTTGACGTCATATTTAGCACGTTTTGCATCGGGAAAtaa
- the LOC1281334 gene encoding protein ENL has product MSVKISFEIGHVASVKSRPTAEGYTHDWELFVRGLDGTDISHFVDKVVFNLHESFPKPKRVFKEPPYLVKEAGYAGFILPVEIYFKNRDDPKKTVYNYDLDLTPAKNQREDYVFHSPSDEFRRKLLKGGGSIIPGSGNAGNSASNEYKSSRGGHGGGGGGGTERSSGGSSSQDKKSKSKSSSSVDDTKGQFAELFGSPFPHKSSGGSGGGGGSKVSPDPKLSSTSKTSPAGGSGSGKAQSGQKSSSDSSRATLPGSSNSSSLSSANATSKEKDKSSTSSSSSSSKHKHSSPNKEGKKSSNSSSSASMSGTSGLAEEKHSKDKKDKSHSKERDKGSRDKGAANSGSSGAGSAVPNSSSSQTLPGGSSSMKRPVPASPKRSSTSSTNSNNSVSNSSSNPTVPNSGSGAPSGGQSGAKSSDSKRSSTTNEKEKKSSKKEKKSYEKDKERTDSSSSSNQQRKGERNAEPQPKLPANSSAYGSGPTAAGVSKGEGPQTGSTGKSSSSGGSSKGTSASAPTAADTGKEGKVSVTSSSNRDSSNATSSATGAGYTKDKKQHQNANDSNAVPKPDPAVVQSAKVPEKNDKDREKDDARKHKHKKKDKTKDKEKDRSATGKDKKDRKDKDKPTGGEGPAPTKASYSTPTRELAESSGPGKSKSHANAAAAAVSDSTSTKPTGHDREKATTGNLFSSSSATRHGGAPQPSSKSSTPVVEAPGGQGSGGEENSNDSDARTGGGGGENSRAPSTLPPNEKDSEASNSSIADLLPAGGSTSSGHVQRPPSATSSGTTGSNSRTADTSEKYHHHKSKKDKSSKGQGATAATPPVEAKDSSSASEPVKKRKRKNKDTDAEKVQKDAPAAAAAAAEPTTTASSRERRSLSPPSPPASSNSLMEPPTKIPKKEEHHTAAGGGKASSGQDPLDHSLNNNNNNNNNFKQSIGGGGGGAGPAAPEDNGTSSFGGTAAASNHGGSGSAGGGGGGTGSSNVSLTGDYMLELKDLQHKIMTLQDNTELQRVVEMIAATGCYEITSATFDFDLCALDVMTVRRLQDFFATS; this is encoded by the exons ATGTCGGTGAAGATCTCGTTCGAAATCGGGCATGTGGCCTCGGTCAAGAGCCGCCCGACGGCGGAAGGCTATACGCACGACTGGGAGCTGTTCGTGCGCGGCCTGGACGGTACCGATATCAGCCACTTTGTCGACAAGGTGGTCTTCAATCTGCACGAATCCTTCCCCAAACCGAAACGAG TGTTTAAAGAACCGCCCTATCTGGTGAAGGAAGCCGGGTACGCCGGTTTCATACTGCCCGTTgagatttatttcaaaaatcgGGACGACCCCAAAAAGACCGTGTACAACTACGATCTCGATCTGACGCCGGCAAAAAATCAGCGCGAAGATTACGTGTTCCACAGCCCGTCGGATGAGTTCCGGCGGAAGCTGCTGAAGGGTGGCGGTTCGATCATACCCGGGAGCGGCAACGCCGGCAACAGCGCCAGCAACGAGTACAAAAGCAGTCGCGGTGGgcatggtggtggcggtggcggcgggaCCGAGCGCTCTTCCGGTGGCAGCTCCTCCCAGGACAAGAAATCCAAATCGAAATCGTCCTCCTCGGTGGACGATACGAAGGGACAGTTTGCGGAGCTGTTCGGTTCACCGTTTCCGCACAAATCGagcggtggcagcggtggtggcggcggcagcaagGTATCGCCGGACCCGAAGCTGTCCTCCACCAGCAAGACGTCACCGGCGGGCGGGTCCGGCAGTGGTAAAGCACAGTCCGGCCAGAAATCATCGTCCGATTCGTCGCGAGCGACCCTTCCCGGCTCTTCCAACTCGTCGTCGCTGTCGTCGGCAAACGCCACGTCGAAGGAGAAGGACAAatcctccacctcctcctcgtcgtcctcctccaaGCACAAACACTCGAGCCCGAACAAGGAGGGCAAAAAGTCGTCCAACTCGTCGTCCTCTGCCTCGATGTCCGGCACGAGCGGGCTGGCGGAGGAAAAGCACAGCAAAGATAAGAAGGACAAAAGTCACTCGAAAGAGCGCGACAAGGGTAGCAGGGATAAGGGTGCAGCGAACAGCGGCAGCTCCGGTGCTGGCAGTGCAGtgccgaacagcagcagctcgcaAACCCTGCCCGGCGGGTCCTCCTCGATGAAGCGACCGGTCCCGGCCAGCCCCAAGCGATCGAGCACAAGCAGCACGAATAGCAATAATAGTGTaagcaacagcagtagcaatCCTACAGTTCCTAACAGCGGCAGCGGTGCTCCGAGCGGCGGCCAGTCCGGGGCTAAAAGCTCGGACAGCAAGCGGAGCAGCACAACCAacgagaaggagaagaagagtagcaaaaaggagaagaaaagctACGAGAAGGATAAGGAGCGGACggactcctcctcctcctcgaacCAGCAGCGAAAGGGCGAACGAAACGCGGAACCGCAGCCGAAGCTGCCCGCCAACAGCAGTGCGTACGGTTCTGGACCAACCGCCGCCGGTGTGTCGAAAGGGGAAGGCCCCCAGACGGGAAGCACCGGGAAATCTTCTTCGTCTGGCGGAAGTAGCAAGGGCACCTCTGCCAGCGCCCCAACCGCGGCTGACACGGGCAAAGAAGGAAAGGTGTCAGTGACGTCTTCTTCGAATCGTGACTCGTCGAACGCAACTTCGTCCGCCACCGGTGCCGGCTACACGAAGGACAAAAAGCAGCACCAAAATGCGAATGACTCGAATGCGGTCCCGAAGCCGGACCCAGCGGTGGTGCAGTCGGCAAAGGTGCCCGAAAAGAATGACAAGGACCGGGAGAAGGACGACGCGCGAAAGCACAAGCATAAGAAGAAAGACAAAACGAAAGACAAGGAAAAGGATCGATCGGCCACCGGGAAGGACAAGAAGGACCGGAAAGACAAAGACAAACCAACGGGCGGTGAGGGGCCGGCCCCGACAAAGGCCAGCTACTCGACACCGACGCGCGAGCTTGCGGAAAGCAGTGGACCGGGCAAGTCAAAATCGCACGCAAACGCCGCCGCCGCGGCTGTCAGTGACTCGACCTCCACCAAACCGACCGGGCACGATCGGGAGAAGGCTACCACGGGCAATCTTTTCTCCAGCTCATCGGCAACGCGCCACGGTGGTGCGCCACAGCCGTCGTCCAAGTCGAGCACACCGGTGGTGGAAGCTCCCGGTGGACAGGGCAGTGGCGGCGAGGAGAACTCGAACGATTCGGATGCCCGTACCGGTGGTGGGGGTGGCGAAAACAGTCGTGCACCCTCGACGCTGCCGCCGAACGAGAAGGACTCGGAAGCGTCCAACAGCAGTATCGCCGACCTGCTACCGGCTGGTGGCAGCACCTCGTCCGGCCACGTGCAAAGGCCCCCGTCGGCGACATCGTCCGGTACGACCGGATCGAACAGCCGGACGGCCGATACGAGCGAAAAGTATCACCACCACAAGAGCAAAAAGGACAAATCATCCAAGGGACAGGGGGCGACAGCTGCAACGCCGCCGGTAGAGGCGAAGGACAGTTCTAGCGCGAGCGAGCCGGTGAAGAAGCGGAAGCGCAAGAACAAAGACACCGACGCGGAAAAGGTTCAGAAGGATGCAcctgcggcagcagcagcagcagccgagcCTACTACGACTGCATCGTCCCGAGAGCGGCGCAGCCTTTCGCCTCCTTCTCCGCCCGCATCCTCCAACAGCCTAATGGAGCCGCCGACAAAGATACCAAAGAAGGAGGAACACCATACCGCGGCAGGTGGCGGCAAAGCGTCGTCGGGTCAGGATCCGCTCGACCATTCActgaacaataacaacaataacaacaacaacttcaaGCAATCGATAGGCGGCGGCGGGGGTGGTGCCGGCCCGGCTGCACCCGAGGACAACGGTACCAGCTCGTTCGGTGGTACCGCTGCGGCCAGCAATCACGGGGGCAGTGGCtctgccggtggtggtggtggtggtacgggCTCGAGCAACGTCTCGCTTACAGGGGACTACATGCTCGAGCTGAAGGATCTGCAGCACAAAATTATGACGCTGCAGGACAACACGGAACTGCAGCGGGTGGTGGAGATGATCGCGGCAACCGGGTGTTACGAGATTACGAGTGCCACATTTGATTTCGATCTGTGCGCGTTGGACGTTATGACGGTGCGAAGGTTGCAGGATTTTTTCGCCACCTCCTGA